Genomic segment of Hydractinia symbiolongicarpus strain clone_291-10 chromosome 5, HSymV2.1, whole genome shotgun sequence:
ATTATGGGCAGCGTGCATTATCTGTCCTGCCTACTTCGATTATTTTATCACCTGGCATTCCAATCCATTCCCCAAATTTACAAATTGCGTTCCATGCGAATGATGTATGCAAAAAATTGTGTCATAATACAGTATTCTCTATTAATAAGTGTGTTACTGAGTTACCAAGACAGTTATTAACTTAAAAGGACTTCTGACTTGTGAATGACATAGGACTGCCATTCTAATCTTGCACTTTTCTACTGAAATAAATGACTCTTATGACATTGTAACAAACTCTAGACTTATTTATGGTAAGTGTAGGGCTTCCTTTTACTGCACTATATAGCACACTATGCTTCTTTTAAGACAATTTGACAACAGACTCATGACATTTGCCACAATATATATGTCTTATTATGGTGCTATTGCTAATGTTCCCAGGAAAAACACAGTATTAGAAAGACAAATGTATTTTAATTAACAACGTTATGATGTTAATATAGAGGGATTTTTGGCGAAAAAGGGTAAGGATGCAGGGCAAGCAAAAATACACAAAACTCTCCTGTGAATATACCCAAATTAATAACACTCTCCTCCAGTCGACACCTATCCTAATCTCACAAAGCGTATTTTGTCTTAAACAACTTCTCATTGTTACCTTCTCGCAATTTTTCACAACATCTTGTTGTTTTATTTCTATCTTTTTTACAACTTCTCGTTGtttcctttttctcttttttacaacttgtcttgtttcttttctctcttttaAAACTACATGTGTAAAATTGCCCTTTTCTCATGAGTACGCACACACAACAAAACAAAAGCTGAAGAAGGCAGCCCagcatatttacttttttttaacaactgcCCATTGTATCTTTTTCCTCTCCTTACATCTTCGCATTGTTTATTTTCTCTAATTTTTCACATATATACACCAGAGCTGTACACACCGTATCCTTGCTGGGGTAGATAGAATGTACCAGCAATGTACAAAAATTGTTACCTAGCCCCACCACTTATCTTAGATTTTTTACTTGATCCTTTGACCCTTATGCTTAGTTAAAAATACTCTCAAAAAATTGAACATCTTGGTTGAAcaacttttttataatttataataataactttttatgcgtttattttttttgcgaaatttcTCTAAAGCTAaactctctataactcgaagTTATACCTTGTATTCATATAGCAGTTTTCAAGTGTTAACCATAAATAAGCTCTTTCAGCCCAGTAAACACTGTTTTCTTAACCAAGTATAATGCATGGTTTTGGATACATGTGTAACTAAAGATCACATTTAATTAGCAGACATTTAAGATTTAGTCGTCATAAAACGTCATAAGTTACGCTGCACTTGTACCACACcatactttttctttttagtatAAGAAGATGGAAAATTGTGTATTTTGAGATGGCTGACAAAAAAAGATTTGaaccaaattatttttatcagttCCGAGTTATTTTAATAGGTGACAGTACTGTGGGAAAGTCATCATTGTTGCGTCAATTTACAGAAGGACAGTTTATCCAATCATCAGATCCTACAGTTGGTGTTGACTTTCATGTCAGAATTATCGAGTTAAGTGGTATGTTTATTAAGTTGTTCTTTTGTcagtaaaaacaaatatatatactgtgTATTTTTGCCAATTCTTGCTTGTACTACCTCATTAAGAGAATAAATGAATGCAGAGAAAACGTTTGCAGATGAAAAGAATGCAGAAGTATTCTTTGCATTTTTGTGCAAACTtctaaatttaacattttttaaacaaggaTTTACCTTTACGAtcttttgttttacattttacCTCAGTTTTTGCTAGTttgcatttttttctgtatattcAATATAAAATTCTTTTGACAGCATTAGCTATTTGAAATTACTAATTTGAAAGCTTTAATTCAgcattgtaaataaaaattatggacATCCACAATGTTTTATTCTGCATTTTACCCATTTTCCGGAGTTCTTTTTGCAAACCTTAATTCTGCAAATAATTTTCCTGTATGGAGAATTGTTTTAATTATATGTTAAATTCATCAAAGTAGACTGAAAGAGAAAATTTCATTGACAAAATGAAACACATgcaaaatttgtaaatttaCGACCTATGTATATACACGCCATACAGTATTGCTTTCAGTTAGCAACTGATCAATCGTTTTAAAATGTTGTGCATTATGGAAATTTACGAAAATCCATGTTTTCACATCCACATAGTTAAACATACTGCACAAGTTTGTATGTACACAATATCAAATGTGTTAAGAACCTATCATTTGTAAAAATGAGTAAATGCAAAAAATTGATATCTGAATTAAGATATTGAAATGTAGctacactaattttttttaaaagaaattctagAGGctagaaatgcaaaaaaaataagaataacgaCAAGGGTAAAcatgtaaaaaaatgaaaatatcccAGGCTAAACTAATTTTTCTGGTTCTTATAAAATAtgaattttaatatttacataTAAATTAcacataaatttttatttcagacaAAGTGCATGTAAAACTTCAATTGTGGGACACAGCAGGTCAAGAAAGATTTCGTTCTATAACTCGTTCATATTATCGGAACTGTGCAGGCTGTTTCATTGTTTACGACATTACGCATCGCGAGTCATTCGATCATGCAAGAGACTGGTTGCAGGAAGCCAAGTATGCTACAGAAgatcaaaatattgtttatGTACTTGTAGGTCATAAGGTTGATTTAGATTATCAACGCGAAGTCTCTACGTCAGAGGGTGAGGCCTTTGCACATGCGCACGGAATGGTTTTCATTGAAACTTCAGCTAAAGTGACATGTAATGTTGAGGAGGCATTTATATTAGTTGCGCAAGAGATTTATTCAAGGCTAGAACAGGGCCAAATAACGCAGAAAGATGGATGGGACGGCGTGAAGACAGTTCCATTTAGACCAGGAAATATATATCTATCACAGGAGACGTTAAACGAAAAACAAACTCCTAAGAAGTGCTGTcgataatttttttagcaatcTCTGCAGAAtttaaatgagaaaaaaaactaCTAAATGTTCTTATTTAAAACATTAGGTTTGAAAAACGAATGCACCTTTTACTTTCAGCTTCAACGGAGATACTTCAAAAAGCTTTGTCAAAAAGTTATACTGTActcactttttttataaacaatacaaAATCTTGGATAAGGCTCGATGTTAAGTCTTTCTTTAACAGGTTCAACTGTTGTTTACTTGTTGCTTGTTGAAGACCAAATTCATGTGTTTTCGTGCTATGAGACTACCATTTGAATCACCTTTGCCGTACATGAAACTTACATAAAACGTACATGACTTTTACTcccaaaaactatttttaaatcccttttgtttgtcttttttaaattactcaTTTCATGCTGGCTGTTGCTTTCAAGTTGTTTCATTTTTAGACGGAGTCTCAAGTTGCTTATATGTTGCTTGTAAAAATACATGTATTGATCAAATAAGCGTTTAAGCGCTTATACTATAAGCAATACGAAAATTATCTTATAGCTAATTTTGCTGTATCGTAGATTCTGTTGTTTTTCGTAGAGGCCCCTTTGTTTCAGACAGCCACTTTCGAGCAGTGGGGCTAGAGCAAATACCGAAAAGTTTTATACGTATGTATACATATTTCATGTTAATTTATGTGAAGTTTTCAGATCAGAGGAGTCCAAGTCATTTGAAAATAATCTATAGTTTTATTGTGGGAAAATATTTATTCCTTTACACTTTACGTGATAATTTTTTGTTcaagttaaaattatttttttctattaaaattgTACTGCATGACGTACGTGTACTATATTATATATACCACCGTAGCTACTATATAGTAATataattcaattttgattttgttcATTTTATTATGTTTCCATTATCTTTTAGAATTAAGCTTTATTCgtgctaatttttatttcacgcgGACTGATTTTCGTGTAATATCACTATGAAATTTTTCGcgcgtattaattttcgcgcaagTTTTAATTTTCGCGCGGGTTTATTTTCCTAAGAAGTAACAAGGAAAAAGTATTGTTTCTGTAGTAAATTTCGCGCGCAAAAAAATTAGCGCGTTCAGACTAGTACGAATAAGGTTTATGCATTTTTATTATacgctttttcttttataagaatatgctatATAATATGCTGAATATGCTCCGTGTACCACTAATATATGTCTTCACCTATATATAAAATTTCGGGAGGGAAGTCGTTTCGGTGGAATAAATATAAGGCGAGACAAAAATATGttctatttcaaaaaaaaattcagcgtgTTTAAGGATTCAGCAATTTTGTCCGAATTGGTCTCAAAAAGTGCAGACCAAGTGTAAAAAAGAAGAACATTCATAATCAGACCTGTGATCTCTTAATATATATACTACAATATGGCATAATTACCCAAGCTTATaattttttctataattttattCATTTCAGAGGATTTCTTTCACCTGCATCTTAGGTATATGAAATAAAGCAGTCTGTGAAAAGCATGTAGATCTCAAAAGaagttgaaatttttttaaaaaataaaattgttagcGTTAGCAGAAATGCGTAATGCTATTTTTTCTGACGCTGACAATTTTAAGCAAATTTCGACATATTCGCCATCTTTGTTTGCTTCGTTGATAGCAGAAAtattatcttattttttgtaaagtttatttttacgcTGTGTTATTATGTAGGACAACCCTATGTTGCATAAAAAGATATAGAATATAAAATAATTGTTAAATTCAATATACACACTGTCTTCGTTCAGGAGATATATAAACGAGTAATTTTTagttcttttaatttcttttgatAACATGCTTCTACAAGAGCAAGTATCACGTTTATCCCTCCTACCCATGAGCACCACCGCGCGATAAACTTTTCATGCTAAAAAGCTAGTGCCTAGAAATTTGACTGAAAACTAATTTCACGGTTGACTAGGCACGGTTATTTTTGCCAGGATTAAATTTCGCAGATTTTTGCATTTCACGGGATAGATGGCTACAACGGTCCCTTTGTTGATCATACCACATAACGCATGGAACTCAAACCGCAGATGGAATAATGATCTAAAACTGATAAGTTCTAAGAACGCGCcatcaacctcgtttccagggctatttttcgcttttttaatATTCCGCCGTTTCGGATatcaaaaaagtgaaaaattgcCCTGGTTGGACGCGCCATATGTccgaaataatattaaatgtgaTTCATAACGTCACAACTTTAGTGGCTAGTACAGTAAATTGATCATCGTTGTTTCTGTTACTAATGCAATCAAATAACGTTTTccacacaattttttatttgatcgGCCGCAACATTTCTTTAACTTTTAGTAAAGAAAATAGATGTGATATTTAGAATCCTCAATTTAAACCCGATAacttattaaattttataaataaggCTTATTAATAAAGCTTGTTTACACTGCGTGCATTGCgaaataataaaatgtttaattgGCTGTCCGGTAGTAGAAAAAACCTCTACATTGGAGGAAGAAATAGCTTGATGGAGATGAGTATTTATACAGAAAACAAACAATATGTCAtatgtgttttaattttgaacTCTGTTCGAAAACGACTCAAAAATTAAGAGTTCCTCGACCATaacaacaatatcaaaaagcactTTCTCATCtcatgttgttaaaaaaaagtagaaaCTTATTGTGATAATAATAAGATATCTTTCAGGAAATCCAAAAGTTTTAATGATTGAAAAAGATGTAGTGAAGTTAGACAAAAAAAAACCTGCAACGAGTTAAGAGTGTTAATAAAGGCGGCCATAACAAATACAACAGGGACATTCCTGATACATGAGGAAGGTTATTCCTGTAGATCCCTGgcgcaaaaaaatttatgagtaatttaaaacaaaattcgtTCGTTTGTTCTTTCGTTCATTGATTTCGCTGTTGATGGAAGAGTTGATCTTGTTGTAATTTTAAAACGTTGATACAATGGAAGACATGTTTTGCTCTCTGACTTATTAAGACAGAAGACACTAAACTTTGCTGATGAACTTTATGAGTATTTCCCAATTTTCTTGTTATACGAATAATTGTCAGCCGGGAAATGCGACGCTAAAATTTTCGCCACTGAAATTCAGAAAAATACGATATTCCCACATTATATGTACACTAAATGAAGGGTATCCCTGCGCACTTCGAAGGAGGAGAGCATATCGGGGACGTTCGATCGGGTTTTCCAGGCTTGTTGACGGCTGATAAAAATCTTGCATGTCACAATAGGAGgaacgaacaaacaaacagtTGTTTGCTAGCTTACTACTCAGCCACCACACATATAAATAGTCCAACCAGTAGCAAAAGATAGTATTGGTACTAGCTACACTTTTTATAATGGCCCTTGCTGTTTCAATGTTTCGCTGGTTAGACTTATTAGAAAAAGAGTTTGATAAAGCGTTTGTTGAACTTGATATTTTGCTGGGAGAAATTGATATTGACCAGATAGAATTGACTCATGCAGGCCGACAGAAAATAACTGCATTATCCTCTTCCTTTGCTCAGTTAGCTCATAAATCTCAGACAATATTTCAAGCAAATGCTAAACTGGAGGTAAAGGTTTTTATTGcactgtttttgtttattgtgtaAGCCAGCTAGCTTCCTGGGGCAAACAATACACTTTATTATATGACTTGCAAAAAATGATTTAGGAACATCTGACCACAGTATTTGTTTGCCCTCAAACATGCAATAATCCCATTGGCAGTTATAATGTACAGATAGATATGGAAACAGTTTCCTTGTTGAGAAACAGTTTCCATAttcagaaactttttttgtgtgtaaaaGTAACAAATAGTTTCTGAATATGGAAACCAATTTTAGTTTTCCATCTTCTGCAAGCTAATTTGGATTTCTTCATTATAGTACTTACTTTTGAAGCGATGCTTCAAGATTATCATCCAAAATGACCGTCTTCATTTGAATTGCATgccagatagatagatgtgcatattttaaatggctagcctcacaaatatcgagggatataccctgtctattattcccaggaggggccatggcttagatggagagtcctggtCCCAATTATAACCtgcactctactagacaacttctggcaacatccaacggcccacacagtgagcCATGTCCTCAATTTCCCTtgcatggcttgggttaacccggggctatggtaacactcactcacccatgttgaatcgccgtcaagaggaatcgaaccccggtctcccgcacagagtacgagagctataacaactaatctacagcgccaccaaaaaaggaaaaaaggcaGCACAAACAGTCTCATCTTTCCACACACCAAACCATATGTAAAAGGGAGTTTGAATTTGCCCTTTTATTCGCTGTTAGCCCTATAATTATGGGTTCATTTGAGATTTTGGACTGAAACCTATCCAGCAACCTTTTAAATACTGGAACATTGCATTCTGTACAATTTCTCACTTCTTGTGGTAAACAatcaaataattttaatctTTTGACCAATAGAAAGCCCTAccaataaacttatttaccaataaaaaatattatataaaaacttcTCTTATTAGTGCAGTTCTAATCAAATTTACCCCTGTATTAGTGATATTTTACCACCATCCCCCAACCAAACAGAAAAACAGTGTGAGAAGTCggaaacaatttctttttttaaaaaaaacacataacaCCTAGGTTCCCAATTCAGAAACTTGTACCTTATCCAAAACTGATTAATTAGAAACCAAGCCACATGACTTTTTTGCCAGAAGACACTCCGTTACCATACTTTTTAGTGTATATATTAGTAACGTGTTGTGCTGACTGTGTAATTCCTTTGACATTTCCAACCCTTTGTGTTTCTTTTCCTTCATTGTTTGTCTTTTTCTCAGCCTTGGGTACTCtcataaaccttttttaaatgtttacattttcagcggCAAGCCCTTCTGGCTCTAAAAACTAATTACCTAATTTACTACTACGAGATGTTACCAATAGTTACCATTTTTAGAACAGGGTGAGGTTTTACCGTACGCGATattgataattatttttaagccCTTGTTGCAGTACATGCGAAAGCTATTCTACATTCACAGAGTGTGACCAAACTGGACGTTTTAAGTCTGCTtgggtgaatttttttttactggcAGATAATTAGGTGGTTCTGGCATTATCAACACTTGGAAATATAATGTCTAACTTCCTAATCTGGAAACACTGAAAAGCTTAGAACGTTTTATGGTTTCAATGTATAAGTGGAATAAATGTCCTACAGACCTGGTATCACTATCTCAATTGCATTTGCATTTATTCT
This window contains:
- the LOC130645453 gene encoding ras-related protein Rab-39B-like; this translates as MIYKDIVKGNYTVHTLGIRRWKIVYFEMADKKRFEPNYFYQFRVILIGDSTVGKSSLLRQFTEGQFIQSSDPTVGVDFHVRIIELSDKVHVKLQLWDTAGQERFRSITRSYYRNCAGCFIVYDITHRESFDHARDWLQEAKYATEDQNIVYVLVGHKVDLDYQREVSTSEGEAFAHAHGMVFIETSAKVTCNVEEAFILVAQEIYSRLEQGQITQKDGWDGVKTVPFRPGNIYLSQETLNEKQTPKKCCR